The Triticum aestivum cultivar Chinese Spring chromosome 3A, IWGSC CS RefSeq v2.1, whole genome shotgun sequence genome includes a region encoding these proteins:
- the LOC123058956 gene encoding uncharacterized protein — translation MPSLYIPASLCAASYPSPCGRAPWLLPAAARDGRRAHYCGSRSNTPLLHRHTSLAASSRETTNYTSSRATSEIDEPDDNGKLESPPTSSTRNRTTAMSRSSTVDLGALLPGVAPLAKPKPSLRA, via the exons ATGCCCTCCCTCTATATCCCTGCCTCTCTGTGCGCTGCTTCTTATCCATCCCCGTGCGGCCGTGCCCCATGGCTTCTACCGGCAGCTGCAAGGGATGGCCGGAGAGCGCACTACTGCGGGAGCCGATCGAATACGCCGCTGCTGCACCGCCACACGTCTCTGGCTGCTAGTAGCAGGGAGACGACGAACTACACAAGCAGCAGAGCAACGAGCGAGATCGACGAGCCTGACGACAACGGCAAGCTGGAGTCTCCCCCGACGAGCTCGACGAGGAATAGGACGACGGCGATGTCTCGGAGCAGCACGGTCGACCTCGGCGCCCTCCTGCCCGGCGTAGCCCCACTAGCAAAACCCAAG CCCTCTCTACGTGCTTGA